Proteins encoded by one window of Rhea pennata isolate bPtePen1 chromosome 11, bPtePen1.pri, whole genome shotgun sequence:
- the MSN gene encoding moesin: protein MPKTISVRVTTMDAELEFAIQPNTTGKQLFDQVVKTIGLREVWFFGLQYQDTKGFSTWLKLNKKVTAQDVRKESPLLFKFRAKFYPEDVAEELIQDITQRLFFLQVKEAILNDDIYCPPETAVLLASYAVQSKYGDFNKEVHKPGYLASDKLLPQRVLEQHKLNKDQWEERIQVWHEEHRGMIREDAVLEYLKIAQDLEMYGVNYFSIKNKKGSELWLGVDALGLNIYEQNDRLTPKIGFPWSEIRNISFNDKKFVIKPIDKKAPDFVFYAPRLRINKRILALCMGNHELYMRRRKPDTIEVQQMKAQAREEKHQKQMERALLENEKKKRELAEKEKEKIEREKEELMERLKQIEEQTKKAQQELEEQTRRAMELEQERKRAQEEAEKLAKERQEAEEAKEALLKASHDQQKTQEQLAAEMAELTARITQLELARQKKESEAQEWQQKAQMVQEDLEKTKEELKTAMSTPHVAEPMHSENEHDDEQDENAAEASAELRSEATIKDRSEEERTTEAEKNERVQKHLKALSSELANARDETKKTANDMIHAENMRLGRDKYKTLRQIRQGNTKQRIDEFESM, encoded by the exons gttgTGAAGACAATTGGTCTAAGAGAGGTCTGGTTTTTTGGACTTCAGTATCAGGACACCAAGGGCTTCTCAACATGGCtgaaactgaacaaaaag GTGACAGCACAGGATGTGCGCAAGGAAAGTCCCCTGCTCTTCAAATTTCGTGCCAAGTTCTACCCGGAGGATGTGGCAGAGGAGCTGATCCAGGACATCACACAGCGCCTCTTCTTCCTTCAAGTGAAGGAGGCAATCCTGAATGATGACATTTATTGCCCTCCAGAAACAGCTGTCCTCCTGGCTTCTTATGCTGTCCAGTCAAAATATGGTGATTTTAACAAAGAGGTGCACAAGCCTGGCTACCTTGCTAGTGACAAACTGCTCCCACAGAG AGTTCTGGAACAGCACAAACTTAACAAGGACCAGTGGGAGGAGAGGATCCAGGTGTGGCATGAGGAACATCGAGGAATGATTAG AGAAGATGCTGTCTTGGAGTACCTGAAGATTGCACAGGATCTAGAAATGTATGGTGTGAACTACTTCAGCATTAAGAACAAGAAGGGCTCTGAACTCTGGCTGGGTGTAGATGCTCTTGGACTCAACATTTATGAGCAGAATGACAG GCTAACACCGAAAATTGGGTTCCCTTGGAGTGAGATCAGAAATATCTCATTCAATGACAAGAAGTTTGTTATCAAGCCTATTGACAAGAAAGCACCG GACTTTGTATTCTATGCCCCTCGGTTAAGGATTAACAAGCGAATCTTGGCACTTTGCATGGGGAACCATGAGCTCTACATGCGCAGACGTAAACCAGATACCATTGAGGTGCAGCAGATGAAAGCACAAGCTCGGGAGGAGAAGCATCAGAAACAGATGGAGAG AGCCCTGCTGGAGAATgagaagaagaagagggagttggcagaaaaggagaaggagaagattGAACGTGAGAAAGAGGAATTAATGGAGAGACTCAAGCAAATTGAGGAACAAACCAAGAAAGCTCAGCAAG aactGGAAGAACAGACACGCAGAGCCATGGAGCTGGAACAGGAGAGAAAACGAGCTcaggaggaagcagaaaaactGGCTAAAGAACGTcaagaagcagaagaggcaaAGGAGGCTCTTCTGAAAGCATCCCATGATCAACAAAAGACCCAGGAACAACTG GCTGCTGAGATGGCAGAACTCACAGCTAGGATTACGCAGCTGGAGTTAGCCAGGCAGAAGAAGGAGAGTGAGGCCCAGGAGTGGCAACAGAAG GCACAGATGGTGCAGGAGGACCTTGAAAAGACTAAAGAGGAGTTGAAGACTGCCATGAGCACCCCTCACGTCGCTGAGCCCATGCACTCTGAGAATGAGCATGATGATGAGCAGGATGAGAATGCTGCAGAAGCCAGCGCTGAGCTGCGGTCAGAAGCCACTATCAAGGACCGTAGTGAGGAGGAGCGCACCACTGAAGCGGAGAAGAACGAACGTGTCCAGAAACACTTGAAG GCTCTTTCCTCAGAGCTGGCAAATGCTCGGGATGAAACCAAGAAGACAGCCAATGACATGATCCATGCTGAGAACATGCGGCTGGGCCGAGACAAGTACAAGACCCTCCGTCAGATTCGGCAGGGCAATACCAAGCAGCGCATTGATGAGTTCGAGTCCATGTAA